The following proteins come from a genomic window of Pseudomonas sp. WJP1:
- a CDS encoding ABC transporter permease subunit, with the protein MFSFIARRLGLLIPTFFGITLLTFALIRMIPGDPVEVMMGERRVDPEMHAQAMERLGLNKPLYAQYLDYIGKLAHGDLGESLRTRESVWNEFTSLFPATLELSMAALLFAGILGLLAGVIAALKRGSLFDHGVMGISLAGYSMPIFWWGLILIMFFSVSLGWTPVSGRIDLLYDIEPRTGFMLIDTLLADDVGAFLDALHHLILPAIVLGTIPLAVIARMTRSSMLEVLREDYIRTAKAKGLSPSRVVFVHGLRNALIPVLTVVGLQVGTLLAGAVLTETIFSWPGIGKWLIEAIGARDYPVVQNGILLIACLVILVNFVVDILYGFANPRIRHQR; encoded by the coding sequence ATGTTTAGTTTTATTGCCCGCCGACTGGGGTTACTGATCCCCACGTTCTTCGGCATCACCTTGCTGACGTTCGCGTTGATTCGCATGATCCCTGGCGACCCCGTGGAAGTCATGATGGGCGAACGCAGAGTCGACCCGGAAATGCACGCTCAGGCAATGGAACGCCTTGGTCTGAACAAACCCCTGTATGCCCAGTACCTGGATTACATCGGTAAACTGGCCCACGGCGATCTCGGGGAATCCCTGCGTACCCGTGAAAGCGTCTGGAACGAGTTCACCTCCCTATTCCCCGCGACCCTGGAACTGTCCATGGCCGCCCTGTTGTTCGCCGGTATCCTGGGCCTGCTGGCCGGGGTGATCGCGGCACTCAAGCGAGGGTCCCTGTTCGACCATGGAGTGATGGGCATCTCCCTCGCGGGATACTCGATGCCGATCTTCTGGTGGGGCCTGATCCTGATCATGTTCTTCTCGGTCTCCCTGGGCTGGACCCCGGTCTCCGGGCGGATCGACCTGCTCTATGACATCGAGCCGCGCACCGGCTTCATGCTGATCGATACGCTGCTGGCCGATGACGTCGGCGCGTTCCTCGATGCGCTGCACCACCTGATCCTGCCGGCCATCGTGCTCGGCACCATTCCGCTGGCGGTGATCGCGCGGATGACCCGTTCGTCGATGCTCGAAGTGCTGCGTGAAGACTACATCCGTACCGCCAAGGCCAAGGGCCTGTCGCCGTCGCGCGTGGTGTTCGTGCACGGCCTGCGCAACGCGCTGATTCCGGTATTGACCGTGGTCGGCCTGCAAGTCGGCACTCTGCTGGCCGGTGCGGTCCTGACCGAAACCATCTTCTCCTGGCCGGGCATCGGCAAATGGCTGATCGAAGCCATTGGCGCCCGGGACTACCCGGTCGTGCAAAACGGCATCCTGTTAATCGCCTGCCTGGTGATTCTGGTCAACTTCGTAGTGGACATCCTCTACGGCTTTGCCAACCCACGCATCCGTCATCAGCGCTGA